The genomic region TATCGTCaaagaaaattgccagttacaGACAACCCCCTTTATGTCTCAACTTTAAGGCCTCAATTTAGATCTGAGCCCAGCTTTGCCCATATACCCGGTCCTCCTTACGAGCATTATTACAATAATGAGGCATATGAGCTTCCATCCTCGAATTTTTGGCCGAATTCTCTAGAAGGAGACCTATACGACGAAGAGCCTTCATTTATCAAATCATTTGAAAAGGTTAGAACTCCCGGTAATAGTTACtactttaaaaaaggaagtcgattaagaggaagaaaaaggaagaagcATAGAAGGGGAAAGCCTTCTGGATTCAATACTCACTCAACTAGAAAACCTGTTACATTGCATACAACGAAAAGTTCTCTTATTGTTTCTACTCTTCCTCCAAGACGTACTCCTGCTATTAAATTCTTAGGTACAACTCCATTGAACATTGTCATAAGGAATCGAGCTCACCCTCTTCATGTTACAACTCCCTTGCCATTAcctcaaatgaaaaaaacacgACCAATTCGATTTGAGAAATTAGAAGAACTCCCTAATACTTCTAATTTAACTCAAGAAATCAATGATTTAAATGATGTCCAGACCAAAGAACAGGAAGAAGATGAGTCTGTTACTCTAAAGCACGTCGAAAAACTACTCATTGCACTCTTAGACCATCAACAAAACAGATCAAGAATCATGGCAGAGACTCTTCTTCTCCCCCCTACAACTCCTGTACCAATTCGAGGAAGAAGAGTACATCCTTTTATCCGGAACATAAAGCGCAACCCGGTTGTAAGAGGGGCATTCGGGGTCTTAAATACAAAAGCTAAAGGTCtgggaaatgtattttttccaaCACGACGACCGCGAGCAAATCAAATGGAAGAGGAGACTaaggatgtcaaaatggaagaGGAATCTTCTTCAGATGTAGAAACACTTGAGGATATTCGTCGAAATCTTAGCTTTAACTAAAGTACtccaaatatgaataatttatttttataatataaatatgatcattgttttattgtgagatatatttatccattattatttctatgcaAACTTATTTATATCACTGATTTGGGCTCATTTATGAAGACGAAATGATGgtaacaaatcaataaaatagctaaaCTAGACAACattgttcataaaaattcaaaaaaaaaaaaaaagaaagggggaGGAGGAATACATAAAAAGATTACGTATAGAAATGTACAGGTTTGTACAGGAAATGTACTTGAttgtaacaatttaaaaataatcacatttttaGTGCCCCATACATTTGAATGGTATTGAGAGTCGTTTAAAAAGTGCGTAACGACACGAGTTGGTTTGAACGGATGACTTTGAAGACATAACGTTGTCAAAGTATTTTCTTGAGTAcaagtttatacatatttcaatttctagGACAAACATATAAAACTCAATTAAGAACTAAAGATAGTTCAAGTGCCTTTGATCTCATGTGGGCCGAAACAGTAAAATATAGCTTATTATCTAGTGCCACtagtatcttttattattattatcagtgAGGCTGTTGAAATTCGATCAGA from Lepeophtheirus salmonis unplaced genomic scaffold, UVic_Lsal_1.4 unplaced_scaffold_9509_pilon, whole genome shotgun sequence harbors:
- the LOC121128581 gene encoding uncharacterized protein — encoded protein: MDNKDQLIRSLPRRAHPYMYNDESKSVHGYRQRKLPVTDNPLYVSTLRPQFRSEPSFAHIPGPPYEHYYNNEAYELPSSNFWPNSLEGDLYDEEPSFIKSFEKVRTPGNSYYFKKGSRLRGRKRKKHRRGKPSGFNTHSTRKPVTLHTTKSSLIVSTLPPRRTPAIKFLGTTPLNIVIRNRAHPLHVTTPLPLPQMKKTRPIRFEKLEELPNTSNLTQEINDLNDVQTKEQEEDESVTLKHVEKLLIALLDHQQNRSRIMAETLLLPPTTPVPIRGRRVHPFIRNIKRNPVVRGAFGVLNTKAKGLGNVFFPTRRPRANQMEEETKDVKMEEESSSDVETLEDIRRNLSFN